TGGGATAATGGCGCATAGCTTGGGCTGGCGAGAGCAGAGACGCTTCGGCCGTGCGGGATTCGAGCACACTTTGCAATGGCAGCGCGTCATGAAGAGAAAACTCGCCGAATGCCGTCCGACGGAGGGAAGCGAGATGTCCGCCGCATCCAAGCGCCGCGCCGATATCCGCCGCGAAGACGCGCATGTACGCGCCCTTGGAACTGGTGAGGGAAAACTCCCATACGTCCGCAGCGATCCGAGAGAGGACAAGCTGCTCAATCTGAATTTTCCGTGGCTCACGCTCGACCACCACGCCACGGCGCGCCAATTTATACAGCGGCACCCCATTGCGTTTCAAAGCGGAGTACATCGGTGGCGTTTGCCAATACTCCCCGGAGAAGCGTCGCTCCAATGCTCTGAGGGTCTGCTCGTCATAATCGGGAATGGGCGATGTCCGCAAGACCTCGCCAGTAACATCAAGAGTATCGGTATCTACGCCCAAACGAATGGTGCCGGTATACGATTTCCGCTCCGCCATAAGAAACTGGGCGATTTTTGTCCCGCTTCCCAGACACAGCGGCAACAGACCACTGGCGAAAGGATCGAGCGTGCCGAGATGCCCGATTTTTTCCACCGTCAGTGCTTTTTTCACCTGACGAACGACGGCGGCGGAAGACAGGCCCTCGGGTTTATCGATGAGGAGGAGGCCGTTCAATCGAGGTGTCCACGCTCTTTTTCCGCCGCTTGGCGGAGAAGCGATTCCAAGCGATTCACTTGCTCTAACGTCTCGTCGTGACGAAACTCGATTTCAGGCGTGTAGC
This DNA window, taken from Deltaproteobacteria bacterium, encodes the following:
- the truB gene encoding tRNA pseudouridine(55) synthase TruB translates to MNGLLLIDKPEGLSSAAVVRQVKKALTVEKIGHLGTLDPFASGLLPLCLGSGTKIAQFLMAERKSYTGTIRLGVDTDTLDVTGEVLRTSPIPDYDEQTLRALERRFSGEYWQTPPMYSALKRNGVPLYKLARRGVVVEREPRKIQIEQLVLSRIAADVWEFSLTSSKGAYMRVFAADIGAALGCGGHLASLRRTAFGEFSLHDALPLQSVLESRTAEASLLSPAQAMRHYPILRVAPDMIAQLRRGQQAVLRALPNETDAVTVAALIDADDELVAVVERQEGQDGQEGQWRLLRVL